TGCTGACCCGGCAGGACCCGGGCATCAACCTGAGCGCCGGCGCCGGCTTTCTCGGCATCTACCCGGCCCAGGCCGGGGCGACCACCGGATCCATCAACCACGTCTGCTTCGGCATGGAGAACTTCGACGCCGACGCGGTCCTGAAGCAGCTCACCGGCCGCGGCATCAAGGCCAACATCCGCCTCCGTGGCGACACAAAAGAGCTGTATTTCACGGATCCGGACGGTATTCGCGTGCAATTACAGGACGTCAAGTACAAGGGCGGGACGGGTCCGCTGGGCGAC
This genomic stretch from Vicinamibacterales bacterium harbors:
- a CDS encoding VOC family protein, yielding MNLDSLLQQYENGRLSRRDLLGALAVLVAAPATATTAHAAQDGPVGAITQMNHVSIFVPSVQKSVDFYQGLFGMPLLTRQDPGINLSAGAGFLGIYPAQAGATTGSINHVCFGMENFDADAVLKQLTGRGIKANIRLRGDTKELYFTDPDGIRVQLQDVKYKGGTGPLGDKVPK